In the genome of Terribacillus sp. FSL K6-0262, one region contains:
- a CDS encoding class I SAM-dependent methyltransferase — protein MLKHVIAYAHELMEQVILPGDTVIDATCGNGNDTLVLSRLVGEEGKVLAFDIQEQAIEMTSKHLAMHDVTNTTLILDSHQRVDHYITPEDEGKLAGAIFNLGYLPGSNKAITTNAESTITAIEKIRHAMKPGGRIVLVVYHGHPEGAIEKEGLLAHVKDYDQKHYAVLQYRFLNQKNNPPFIIAIEKKK, from the coding sequence ATGCTAAAACATGTCATCGCTTATGCACACGAACTGATGGAACAAGTGATTCTGCCAGGAGATACAGTCATCGATGCGACTTGCGGCAATGGCAACGATACACTCGTGCTCAGCCGTTTAGTCGGGGAAGAAGGAAAAGTACTGGCATTCGATATACAGGAACAAGCCATTGAAATGACAAGCAAGCACCTGGCTATGCACGATGTGACGAATACGACGCTGATCCTGGACAGCCACCAGCGTGTCGATCATTATATAACCCCTGAAGATGAAGGCAAGCTTGCCGGAGCCATCTTCAACTTGGGCTACCTGCCGGGCAGCAACAAGGCCATCACCACCAACGCAGAAAGCACCATCACTGCCATCGAAAAAATCCGCCATGCCATGAAACCGGGAGGCAGGATTGTATTGGTTGTTTATCATGGCCACCCGGAAGGCGCAATTGAAAAAGAAGGATTGCTGGCCCATGTAAAGGACTATGATCAAAAACATTATGCCGTCCTGCAGTACCGTTTCCTCAATCAAAAGAATAATCCGCCGTTCATCATCGCAATCGAGAAGAAAAAATGA
- a CDS encoding BMP family ABC transporter substrate-binding protein — protein MYKRVLIPICILLLCYLTGCAADSAAAKLDEEKRIGIILTEAGLGDQEWNDVAIEGLTKARDRLDIVYTYKEMTPELSYEEVLGELAREGMDAIITLEPSARDAVSEQAAANPDITYIAFGTDLKGDNLFGYTFDVKQAGYLAGVAAATVTKTGKAGFIGERSSAYLAGFEQGMADTSQETELLVREASPDDEAAGKQSAKELIEEGADILFAEPGSAEKAMIGQASLTDIYVIGAGGDQSYLAPDNVVTSAMLQIDHVLFEFLERLSKGEELPKDNMIGLKEQAVGLSPIGVVSITDTVEGKVHTATQKLIESE, from the coding sequence ATGTATAAGCGCGTCCTAATACCTATTTGTATTCTGCTTCTATGTTATCTGACTGGGTGTGCAGCCGATTCGGCAGCTGCCAAACTGGATGAAGAAAAACGTATCGGAATCATACTGACAGAAGCGGGACTCGGTGATCAGGAATGGAATGATGTGGCCATCGAGGGCCTGACGAAAGCAAGGGATCGTCTTGATATAGTCTATACATATAAGGAAATGACCCCAGAGCTATCCTATGAAGAAGTACTGGGGGAATTGGCTCGGGAAGGCATGGATGCAATCATCACTTTGGAGCCATCAGCCAGGGACGCTGTCTCTGAGCAAGCAGCTGCAAATCCGGATATTACATATATAGCTTTCGGAACCGATTTGAAGGGAGATAATCTATTCGGCTATACGTTTGATGTAAAACAGGCGGGTTATTTGGCAGGTGTGGCAGCTGCCACCGTGACAAAAACGGGTAAGGCGGGCTTTATCGGTGAGCGATCCAGTGCTTATCTTGCAGGATTCGAACAAGGGATGGCTGATACATCCCAAGAAACGGAACTGCTTGTTAGGGAAGCATCTCCGGATGACGAAGCTGCCGGTAAGCAATCGGCGAAGGAACTGATCGAGGAGGGGGCGGATATTCTTTTTGCTGAACCCGGAAGTGCCGAAAAGGCGATGATAGGACAAGCTTCCTTGACGGATATATATGTGATTGGTGCCGGAGGCGATCAGTCTTATCTTGCTCCCGATAATGTCGTGACATCTGCCATGCTGCAAATCGATCACGTCTTATTCGAATTTTTGGAGCGGTTATCGAAAGGGGAAGAGCTGCCGAAGGATAATATGATTGGATTGAAGGAACAAGCGGTAGGCTTGAGTCCGATTGGCGTCGTCAGTATCACGGACACAGTCGAAGGAAAAGTCCACACGGCAACACAGAAGCTGATAGAATCGGAGTGA
- a CDS encoding methyl-accepting chemotaxis protein, with amino-acid sequence MKLTRKLFLQSAATSVLALALIAFIIFSMVRINASSYEQVQHLLELQRLDSQLNNAGQILKNTATIRTDTSAAELRTYLDQSESSFEQLTATTEGQSSAYLEAAMEKYDEWQGEVTSLLTNVNEMEALRLSSRVQGLLNDIYMANAYSTAAYEDEQRTLQNQITFVIVVSVVGVLLLIIITSYTSGRTSKSIANPLLALASRTNQIAAGDLTVRPIEKTGSLEISEMNQSFGQMAEQLKSLIRSIEKASDEVAGMSEEIDKDNRNLQELHKEIAASVGEITSGSQRISSDLQQTVAMIEQMDKQGSENSAFATETVELGKLAAEAAVRGRETVQEQQRLTVRNGESRELMEASLRDFMQYSQQIEQMVASVASVAEQTNLLALNAAIEAARAGEAGKGFAVVADEIRKLADESKASADSIYQTIGAIRKGTMNLSEAVQFGHETAKAETASMESMETSFVEIEEKFETIAKRLQQIQSGSLKSEELGAEVLTRVEQISSTLQENTAKTDVVHHSTNAQYGAYEQLAMTVGQLDRVTRELQEAVSVFRTEAAES; translated from the coding sequence ATGAAACTGACACGGAAACTTTTTCTTCAATCGGCAGCTACAAGTGTATTGGCTTTGGCCCTCATTGCGTTCATCATCTTTAGTATGGTGAGAATCAACGCCTCCAGTTATGAGCAGGTCCAGCATCTTCTGGAGCTGCAGCGGCTTGACAGTCAGCTCAATAATGCAGGGCAGATACTGAAGAACACGGCTACGATCCGTACGGACACATCGGCTGCAGAATTGCGGACTTATTTGGATCAGAGCGAATCGAGCTTCGAGCAGCTGACTGCCACCACGGAAGGGCAGTCATCCGCATATCTCGAAGCGGCAATGGAAAAGTATGATGAATGGCAGGGGGAAGTGACGAGCCTTCTGACGAATGTGAATGAGATGGAAGCACTTCGGTTATCCAGCCGGGTTCAAGGGCTGCTGAATGATATTTATATGGCGAATGCATACAGTACGGCAGCTTATGAAGATGAACAGCGTACATTGCAGAATCAGATCACATTTGTAATAGTGGTGTCCGTCGTGGGGGTGCTGCTGCTGATCATCATCACGAGCTACACATCGGGAAGGACGAGTAAATCGATTGCCAATCCATTATTGGCACTGGCATCGAGGACGAATCAGATTGCAGCTGGTGATTTGACTGTACGGCCAATAGAAAAGACCGGGAGCCTGGAAATCAGTGAAATGAATCAGTCATTCGGCCAGATGGCAGAACAGCTGAAAAGCTTGATTCGATCCATTGAAAAAGCCAGTGATGAAGTAGCCGGAATGTCAGAAGAAATCGACAAGGACAATCGTAATCTTCAGGAACTGCATAAGGAGATTGCTGCTTCGGTCGGTGAAATCACATCCGGATCTCAGCGTATTTCCTCCGACCTTCAGCAGACTGTTGCCATGATTGAACAGATGGACAAGCAGGGAAGTGAGAACAGTGCGTTTGCGACAGAGACAGTCGAGCTCGGGAAACTTGCGGCAGAGGCTGCTGTCCGCGGACGTGAAACCGTTCAAGAGCAGCAGCGGCTGACAGTCAGGAATGGAGAAAGCAGGGAGCTGATGGAAGCGTCTCTGCGGGATTTCATGCAATACTCTCAGCAAATCGAGCAAATGGTGGCATCGGTTGCTTCCGTTGCGGAACAGACTAACTTGCTTGCTTTGAATGCGGCGATCGAGGCGGCCAGGGCTGGGGAAGCAGGCAAAGGATTTGCTGTCGTTGCCGATGAAATCCGTAAGCTAGCCGATGAATCCAAAGCTTCGGCGGATAGCATCTATCAGACGATTGGTGCAATTCGCAAGGGAACGATGAATTTATCCGAGGCTGTGCAATTCGGCCACGAAACAGCCAAAGCTGAAACAGCTTCCATGGAAAGCATGGAAACATCATTTGTAGAGATAGAAGAAAAATTCGAGACAATTGCAAAGCGGCTGCAGCAAATCCAAAGTGGCAGTCTTAAATCCGAAGAATTGGGGGCGGAGGTGCTGACCCGAGTGGAACAAATCAGCAGTACGCTCCAGGAAAACACTGCAAAGACGGATGTGGTCCACCACTCGACCAACGCCCAGTATGGAGCATATGAGCAGCTGGCCATGACAGTCGGGCAGCTGGACCGTGTAACGCGTGAGCTGCAGGAG